A genomic window from Armatimonadota bacterium includes:
- a CDS encoding aminotransferase class I/II-fold pyridoxal phosphate-dependent enzyme, giving the protein MTSRWGFTTTAVHGGAMADKHKSVVPPLYQTATFYYDTAEEGIRLGQEIPPGYVYTRWANPTTRVFEEKVALLEGAEEALATASGMAAISTAVLTAVGRGDHAVAPQAIYQATYQLFADLLPSYGIETTLIPDTAVASYERALRPNTRLLFIETPSNPLLGITDIAGVAQLARHHGALTIADNTFATPYNQNPIALGVDVVVHSATKYLGGHHDLTAGVLAGRAAFIARAKRILRIFGATIDPFGAWLASRGLLTLGLRVERQNASAQRLAEFLAEHRKVQRVHYPGLVSHPGHALARRQMRGFSGMLSFEVRGGYGPGVRVLEALRVAKRATSLGGTTTLVSHPASLSSVHMPREVREAAGITDGLIRVSVGIEDPEDLLEDFQQALAAA; this is encoded by the coding sequence ATGACATCACGCTGGGGATTCACGACCACAGCCGTTCACGGCGGGGCGATGGCGGACAAGCACAAATCGGTCGTCCCGCCCCTCTACCAGACGGCCACCTTTTACTACGACACGGCCGAGGAAGGGATCCGTCTCGGCCAGGAAATTCCTCCGGGCTACGTCTACACCAGGTGGGCGAACCCGACGACACGGGTGTTCGAAGAGAAAGTGGCGCTGCTCGAAGGGGCGGAGGAGGCCCTGGCGACGGCTTCAGGCATGGCGGCCATCTCCACCGCCGTCCTCACGGCGGTCGGGCGGGGAGACCATGCCGTGGCGCCGCAGGCGATCTACCAGGCCACCTACCAGTTGTTCGCCGACCTCCTGCCGTCCTATGGGATCGAGACCACGCTGATCCCCGATACGGCGGTGGCGTCCTATGAGCGCGCCCTGCGACCGAATACCAGGCTGCTGTTCATCGAGACCCCCAGCAATCCCCTCCTGGGGATCACCGACATCGCCGGCGTCGCCCAGCTGGCGCGTCACCACGGCGCTCTGACGATCGCCGACAACACCTTTGCCACGCCGTACAACCAGAACCCGATCGCGCTGGGGGTGGATGTGGTGGTGCACAGCGCGACCAAGTACCTGGGCGGCCACCACGATCTGACCGCTGGCGTGCTGGCCGGCCGCGCCGCCTTCATCGCGCGGGCCAAACGCATCCTGCGCATCTTCGGGGCGACGATCGATCCCTTCGGGGCCTGGCTGGCCTCGCGCGGCCTGCTCACGCTGGGGTTGCGGGTGGAGAGACAGAATGCATCCGCCCAGCGTTTGGCCGAGTTCCTTGCCGAGCACCGGAAGGTGCAACGCGTGCACTACCCCGGGCTGGTTTCCCACCCGGGACACGCCCTGGCCCGACGACAGATGCGCGGCTTCTCCGGCATGCTGAGTTTCGAGGTGCGGGGCGGGTACGGGCCGGGCGTGCGCGTCCTGGAAGCGTTGCGGGTGGCCAAACGCGCCACCAGCCTGGGCGGCACCACCACGCTGGTTTCCCATCCCGCCTCGCTCAGCAGCGTGCACATGCCCCGCGAGGTCCGCGAGGCGGCCGGGATCACCGACGGCCTGATCCGGGTCAGCGTCGGGATCGAGGATCCGGAGGACCTCCTCGAGGACTTCCAGCAGGCGCTGGCCGCGGCCTGA
- a CDS encoding deoxyribonuclease IV, with protein sequence MKLGAHVSIRGRIHLAVDRARAIGCECLQIFVGSPRQWREVVYADADLDLFIEKRARAGIDPLVAHTAYLINLGAADSAVHRKSTAALVYALRTMDRLQGLGAVTHLGSRGGQPWARASARVVAALTAALEATDRAMILMEHSVGAGGQIGGTFEELAEILDRMDHDPRLGICLDTCHLFAAGYDLRTADGVEATLRAFDRIVGLRHLHALHLNDSRGALGSRLDRHEDIGKGRIGLAGFRALVNHPRLRRLGAFIETPHFEEEGPDRRNLDLLKRLRREGAAQRRVGAAGGVRRRNRCSSSSRG encoded by the coding sequence GTGAAGCTCGGCGCCCACGTCAGCATCCGCGGACGCATCCACCTGGCCGTGGACCGCGCCCGGGCCATCGGTTGCGAGTGCCTGCAGATCTTCGTCGGCAGCCCGCGGCAGTGGCGGGAGGTCGTCTATGCGGACGCCGATCTGGACCTGTTCATCGAGAAGCGGGCCCGGGCCGGGATCGACCCGCTGGTCGCGCATACCGCCTACCTGATCAATCTCGGCGCCGCGGACAGCGCGGTACACCGGAAGTCCACGGCGGCTCTGGTGTATGCCCTGCGCACCATGGACCGCCTGCAGGGGCTGGGGGCCGTCACCCACCTGGGCAGTCGCGGCGGGCAACCGTGGGCCCGGGCCTCGGCCCGCGTCGTCGCCGCCCTCACGGCGGCGCTGGAGGCCACGGATCGCGCCATGATCCTCATGGAGCACAGCGTCGGCGCCGGCGGACAGATCGGCGGCACCTTCGAGGAGCTCGCCGAAATCCTCGACCGCATGGACCACGATCCGCGCCTGGGGATTTGCCTGGACACCTGCCACCTCTTCGCCGCAGGCTACGATTTGCGCACCGCGGACGGCGTGGAGGCGACGCTGCGGGCCTTCGACCGGATCGTGGGGCTGCGCCACCTGCACGCCCTGCACCTCAACGACTCCCGGGGGGCGCTGGGCTCGAGGCTCGACCGCCATGAGGATATCGGGAAGGGCCGTATCGGCCTGGCCGGGTTTCGGGCCCTGGTGAACCATCCGCGGCTGCGGCGGCTCGGGGCGTTCATCGAGACCCCGCACTTCGAAGAGGAGGGCCCCGATCGCCGGAATCTCGACCTGCTGAAACGTCTGCGCAGGGAAGGGGCGGCTCAGCGCCGCGTCGGCGCGGCCGGAGGGGTGAGACGCAGGAACAGGTGTTCCAGCAGCAGCCGCGGATGA
- the holB gene encoding DNA polymerase III subunit delta', producing the protein MPFRDLIDQSHAVMVLRTAVRTGRVTHAYLFVGPAGVGRTAAARAFAQLLNCERPHAQIGDACGDCRACRLIGADQHPDVRLIDAERGLLLDADPEEQKKKVIGIAQVRALRREVAFPPLEGRCKVYIFVGADRMQVDAANSLLKILEEPPPQVVIILIAETTVPMLPTVVSRCQLVRFSLIPSAEIEQALISRHGVDPGRARFMAALAGGQLGRAITWAASPEALAWREQALDLLERLETADPLERMDAAEAMAAEKGRLADLLDVAMFWFRDLLVWQETRDEALLINLDRKGKIAELAARIPPAVLSARITAVQEARDALARNVHPRLLLEHLFLRLTPPAAPTRR; encoded by the coding sequence ATGCCCTTTCGGGACCTCATCGATCAAAGTCACGCCGTGATGGTGCTGCGCACCGCGGTCCGCACCGGACGCGTGACCCACGCCTACCTCTTCGTCGGCCCGGCCGGGGTCGGCCGCACTGCTGCGGCCAGGGCCTTCGCCCAACTGCTGAACTGCGAACGGCCCCACGCCCAGATCGGCGACGCCTGCGGAGACTGCCGGGCCTGCCGGCTGATCGGCGCCGACCAGCATCCCGACGTGCGCCTCATCGACGCCGAACGCGGCCTGCTCCTCGACGCCGATCCGGAGGAGCAGAAGAAGAAGGTCATCGGCATCGCCCAGGTTCGGGCCCTCCGTCGCGAGGTGGCCTTTCCGCCCCTGGAGGGCCGCTGCAAAGTCTACATCTTCGTCGGCGCCGACCGCATGCAGGTGGATGCGGCCAACAGCCTGCTGAAGATCCTGGAGGAGCCGCCCCCGCAGGTCGTGATCATCCTTATCGCGGAAACCACGGTGCCGATGCTTCCCACCGTCGTCTCCCGCTGCCAGCTCGTCCGCTTCTCGCTCATTCCCAGCGCGGAGATCGAACAGGCGCTCATCTCCCGCCACGGGGTCGATCCCGGCCGCGCCCGCTTCATGGCCGCGCTGGCCGGCGGCCAGCTGGGTCGGGCGATCACCTGGGCCGCCTCGCCGGAGGCGCTGGCCTGGCGGGAGCAGGCGCTCGATCTGCTGGAGCGGTTGGAGACGGCCGACCCGCTGGAACGGATGGACGCCGCCGAAGCGATGGCCGCGGAGAAGGGTCGCCTGGCCGATCTGCTGGACGTGGCCATGTTCTGGTTCCGCGACCTCCTTGTCTGGCAGGAGACCAGGGACGAGGCGCTCCTGATCAACCTCGACCGCAAGGGGAAGATCGCCGAGCTGGCGGCACGGATTCCGCCCGCGGTGCTCTCGGCGCGCATCACGGCCGTGCAGGAGGCGCGGGACGCGCTGGCGCGCAACGTTCATCCGCGGCTGCTGCTGGAACACCTGTTCCTGCGTCTCACCCCTCCGGCCGCGCCGACGCGGCGCTGA
- a CDS encoding cyclic-di-AMP receptor yields the protein MKLVLAIVQEKDAGRLIDALTEQGINATMLASTGGFLREGNSTILVGVDDSQVDAVLRTIERSCRRREQFVSPMPPAVEPVDSYVTYPVRVEVGGAIVFVMSVDRMERF from the coding sequence ATCAAGCTCGTCCTAGCCATCGTCCAGGAGAAGGATGCCGGGCGGCTGATCGATGCCCTGACCGAACAGGGGATCAACGCGACGATGCTGGCCAGCACGGGTGGCTTCCTGCGCGAAGGGAATTCGACGATTCTCGTCGGGGTCGACGACAGCCAGGTGGACGCTGTCCTGCGCACCATCGAGCGGTCCTGCCGCCGCCGGGAACAGTTCGTCAGCCCGATGCCGCCGGCCGTGGAGCCGGTGGATTCCTATGTGACCTACCCGGTGCGGGTGGAGGTCGGCGGGGCGATCGTCTTCGTCATGAGCGTCGACCGTATGGAGCGCTTCTGA
- the tmk gene encoding dTMP kinase, whose amino-acid sequence MTPPSRGLFITLEGPEGAGKTTQARLLADHLRRSYDVLYTREPGGSPLGERIRALLLDERHREMTPETEMLLFAASRAQFVAQTLEPALRAGRLVLCERYVDASLAYQGYGRGLGVEVVRAVNEVATRGVRPDLTVLLDIDPAVGLIRARQAGGKEGRIGRGDRLEQEDLAFFTRVREGFLAIASKERDRIRLVDGNRPPQVVHEEIVRLVEAFLGARGWRASSSS is encoded by the coding sequence ATGACCCCACCGTCCCGGGGGCTGTTCATCACCCTCGAAGGTCCGGAAGGGGCCGGCAAGACCACGCAGGCCCGGTTGCTGGCCGATCACCTCCGTCGGTCCTATGACGTCCTCTACACTCGGGAGCCCGGCGGCTCGCCCCTCGGCGAGCGGATCCGCGCCCTGCTCCTGGACGAACGGCACCGGGAGATGACCCCCGAGACCGAGATGCTGCTCTTCGCGGCCTCGCGGGCGCAGTTTGTGGCCCAGACGCTCGAACCGGCCCTGCGCGCCGGGCGCCTGGTGCTCTGCGAGCGCTATGTCGATGCCTCCCTGGCCTACCAGGGGTATGGCCGGGGCCTCGGTGTGGAGGTCGTCCGCGCGGTCAACGAGGTGGCCACGCGCGGGGTCAGGCCGGATCTCACAGTGCTGCTCGACATCGACCCCGCCGTCGGGCTGATCCGCGCGCGCCAGGCCGGGGGCAAGGAGGGCCGGATCGGCCGCGGCGACCGGCTGGAACAGGAAGACCTGGCGTTCTTCACGCGGGTCAGGGAAGGATTCCTCGCCATCGCGTCCAAAGAACGCGACCGGATACGCCTCGTCGACGGTAACCGCCCGCCGCAGGTGGTGCACGAGGAGATCGTGCGGCTGGTCGAGGCGTTCCTCGGCGCGAGGGGGTGGCGGGCATCAAGCTCGTCCTAG
- a CDS encoding R3H domain-containing nucleic acid-binding protein, whose protein sequence is MVPRQIQITDNLDLLLEVIPPPLREALEQRPDLETLLEIVLDLGRLPEARFPTGVVHLSEEYVSAEQIRYVTSRVGAFGKDNRAGIERTLHRISAIRNRQGEIIGLTCRVGRAVFGTVDIVRDVIESGKSILLLGRPGVGKTTLLREAARVLADELGKRVVVVDTSNEIAGDGDIPHPGIGGARRMQVPHPELQHAVMIEAVENHMPEVIVIDEIGTEAEALAARTIAERGVQLIATAHGNTLDNLLQNPTLSDLVGGIQAVTLSDEEARRRGTQKTVLERKAPPTFDVIIEIIEKHRLAVHHDVATVVDRFLRGVVPRPEVRVRTEEGEVEIEAPRPQAASWAPQGRLSPPPAEDLTRPGRRPIRIYPYAVSRNRLERAIRELRVPAYITDTLQDADVVLTLKSQERRQPKKLREAVDRGKGLHVLKSNTVTQIQAFLRSLFDIEGEPAEEDEQEVALREVEEAIAEVIRSTQPVELSPQNSYVRRLQHQLVQRYGLASESRGEEPFRRVVIFPR, encoded by the coding sequence GTGGTGCCCCGACAAATCCAGATCACCGATAACCTGGACCTGCTCCTGGAGGTCATCCCGCCCCCCCTGCGCGAGGCGCTGGAGCAGCGGCCCGACCTGGAAACGCTGCTGGAGATCGTCCTCGACCTCGGCCGGCTGCCGGAGGCGCGCTTCCCTACCGGCGTCGTCCACCTCAGCGAGGAGTACGTCAGCGCGGAGCAGATTCGCTACGTGACGAGCCGGGTGGGCGCCTTCGGCAAGGACAACCGCGCCGGGATCGAGCGAACCCTGCACCGCATCTCCGCGATCCGCAACCGCCAGGGCGAGATCATCGGCCTGACCTGCCGGGTGGGGCGGGCCGTCTTCGGCACGGTGGATATCGTCCGCGACGTGATCGAGAGCGGGAAGAGCATTCTCCTTCTGGGCCGGCCCGGCGTGGGCAAGACCACGCTGCTGCGCGAGGCGGCGCGGGTCCTGGCCGATGAGCTGGGCAAGCGCGTCGTGGTCGTGGACACCAGCAACGAGATCGCCGGAGACGGCGACATTCCCCACCCGGGCATCGGGGGAGCGCGCCGCATGCAGGTACCGCACCCCGAACTGCAGCACGCCGTGATGATCGAGGCTGTGGAGAACCACATGCCCGAGGTCATCGTCATCGACGAGATCGGGACTGAGGCCGAGGCGCTGGCCGCGCGGACCATCGCCGAGCGCGGGGTGCAACTCATCGCCACCGCCCACGGCAACACCCTGGACAATCTGTTGCAGAACCCCACCCTCTCCGACCTGGTGGGCGGGATCCAGGCCGTGACGCTCTCCGACGAGGAGGCGCGCCGCCGCGGGACCCAGAAGACGGTGCTGGAGCGCAAGGCGCCCCCCACCTTCGACGTCATCATCGAGATCATTGAAAAGCACCGCCTGGCCGTGCACCACGACGTGGCCACGGTGGTGGACCGCTTCCTGCGCGGCGTCGTCCCGCGTCCCGAGGTGCGCGTGCGGACCGAAGAGGGCGAGGTGGAGATTGAGGCACCGCGTCCCCAGGCGGCATCCTGGGCGCCCCAGGGCCGCCTGAGCCCGCCGCCCGCCGAGGACCTCACCCGCCCGGGCCGCCGGCCGATCCGGATCTACCCCTACGCCGTGAGCCGGAACCGCCTGGAGCGGGCCATCCGTGAGCTGCGGGTCCCGGCCTACATCACCGACACCCTGCAGGACGCAGACGTGGTGCTCACCCTGAAGTCCCAGGAGCGCCGCCAGCCCAAGAAGCTGCGCGAGGCGGTGGATCGGGGCAAGGGGCTGCACGTCCTGAAGAGCAACACGGTCACCCAGATCCAGGCCTTCCTGCGCAGCCTCTTCGACATCGAGGGCGAGCCGGCGGAGGAGGACGAGCAGGAGGTGGCCCTGCGCGAGGTGGAGGAGGCGATCGCCGAGGTCATCCGGTCCACCCAGCCGGTGGAGCTGTCGCCCCAGAACTCCTACGTCCGACGGCTGCAGCACCAGCTGGTGCAGCGCTACGGGCTGGCCTCGGAGAGCCGGGGGGAGGAACCCTTCCGCCGGGTCGTCATCTTCCCCCGATGA
- a CDS encoding class I SAM-dependent rRNA methyltransferase: MTTVFLKPGREARVASGHLWVFAGEILRIDGTAPDGAIVDVRSARGRWIGRGFLNRRSQLTVRLLSHRPEPIDEAFFRRRIREAWEYRRRMVPSADACRVVYGEGDLLPGLIVDRYADVLVLQTLSLGMDLRREMLLAVLGDLLRPAAVYERNDPSVRTLEGLPLRTGWLMGQRDPLVEIREGRARFLVDVAGGQKTGFYLDQRDNRLVAAALARDREVLDVFCYTGGFAVQAALGGARSVTAVDSSAESLALARRNAEMNQVAERCVFVEANAFDDLRRRSEGGERFDVVILDPPPFARAREAVDKAAAAYKEINLRALKLLRPGGLLITCSCSAHISETLLQQVVAGAAVDAKREVRLVESRGHPRDHPVHPAMPETRYLTCLILEVR, translated from the coding sequence GTGACGACCGTCTTCCTCAAGCCCGGCCGGGAGGCCCGGGTGGCCTCCGGGCATCTCTGGGTCTTCGCCGGTGAGATTCTGCGGATCGACGGGACCGCTCCCGACGGCGCGATCGTCGACGTCCGCTCCGCCCGCGGTCGATGGATCGGCCGGGGATTTCTGAACCGCCGCTCCCAGCTCACCGTGCGCCTGCTGAGTCACCGCCCCGAGCCTATCGATGAGGCCTTCTTCCGCCGACGGATCCGCGAGGCCTGGGAGTATCGTCGGCGGATGGTGCCCTCCGCCGACGCCTGCCGCGTCGTCTACGGCGAGGGGGATCTCCTGCCCGGGTTGATTGTCGATCGGTACGCCGACGTGCTGGTCCTGCAGACGCTGTCCCTGGGGATGGACCTGCGCCGGGAGATGCTGCTGGCCGTCCTCGGCGATCTCCTCCGGCCGGCCGCGGTGTACGAGCGCAACGATCCCTCGGTGCGCACCCTGGAGGGACTGCCGCTGCGCACCGGGTGGCTCATGGGCCAGCGCGATCCGCTGGTCGAGATCCGGGAGGGCCGGGCGCGCTTTCTCGTCGATGTGGCCGGCGGACAGAAGACCGGGTTCTACCTCGACCAGCGCGACAACCGGCTGGTTGCCGCCGCCTTGGCCAGGGACCGGGAGGTGCTGGATGTGTTCTGCTACACGGGCGGCTTTGCCGTCCAGGCGGCGCTGGGCGGCGCCCGGTCTGTGACGGCCGTCGATTCGTCCGCGGAGTCGCTGGCCCTGGCCCGCAGGAACGCGGAGATGAACCAGGTGGCCGAGCGGTGTGTCTTCGTCGAGGCCAACGCCTTCGACGACCTGCGGCGGCGCAGTGAGGGCGGTGAGCGATTCGACGTCGTGATCCTCGATCCGCCGCCCTTCGCCCGCGCCAGGGAGGCTGTGGACAAGGCCGCGGCGGCCTACAAGGAGATCAACCTGCGCGCCCTCAAGCTGCTCCGCCCCGGGGGCCTGTTGATCACCTGCTCCTGCTCCGCCCACATCAGCGAGACCCTGCTCCAGCAGGTGGTGGCCGGCGCCGCCGTGGACGCCAAGCGCGAGGTTCGCCTCGTGGAAAGCCGCGGTCACCCCCGCGACCACCCGGTCCATCCCGCCATGCCGGAGACGCGGTACCTGACCTGTCTGATCCTCGAGGTGCGGTAG
- a CDS encoding endonuclease Q family protein yields MRIIADLHLHSKYSRATSREMDVENMARWCKVKGIGVVGTGDFTHPIWLRELKARLKPNDRGLYTYGGVHFMLTVEVSNIYPQDGRLRKIHNILFAPSFEVAERINAVLGRFGSLLADGRPTLTLPSDKLVEYVMEISPDCMVVPAHAWTPWFSLFGSNSGFDSLEECFGAQSRHIVAVETGLSSDPPMNWRLRQLDRTLLLSNSDAHSPAKLGREANVFEAEPDYYELMRILRERDTSRFLYTIEFFPQEGKYHYDGHRNCNARLAPKEAKARGNRCPVCGRPLTVGVMHRVEDLADREEGFVPPGAVPYRNLIPLEEIIAEAMGAQVGTGAVREEYFKLCARLGGEFAVLLDVPVEELARHTTARIAEGVRRVREGRVEIKPGYDGTYGEIRIFGETEAPSGTEPTGREQQPAQTSLF; encoded by the coding sequence ATGCGGATCATCGCCGACCTCCACCTCCACTCGAAGTACAGCCGGGCCACGAGCCGGGAGATGGATGTGGAGAACATGGCCCGCTGGTGCAAGGTCAAGGGCATCGGCGTCGTCGGCACCGGCGACTTCACCCACCCGATCTGGCTCCGCGAACTGAAGGCCCGGCTCAAACCCAACGATCGGGGGCTGTACACTTACGGCGGCGTGCACTTCATGCTCACCGTCGAGGTGAGCAACATCTACCCCCAGGACGGCCGCCTGCGCAAGATCCACAACATCCTCTTCGCGCCGTCCTTCGAGGTCGCCGAACGGATCAACGCCGTCCTCGGCCGCTTCGGCTCGCTGCTGGCCGACGGCCGGCCGACGCTCACGCTGCCCAGCGACAAGCTCGTCGAGTACGTGATGGAAATCTCTCCGGATTGCATGGTCGTCCCGGCCCATGCCTGGACGCCGTGGTTCAGCCTGTTCGGGAGCAACTCCGGCTTCGATAGCCTGGAGGAGTGTTTCGGCGCCCAGAGCCGGCACATCGTGGCGGTGGAGACGGGCCTGAGCTCGGACCCGCCGATGAACTGGCGGCTCCGCCAGCTGGACCGGACGCTCCTGCTGAGCAACTCCGACGCCCACTCGCCGGCCAAGCTCGGCCGCGAGGCCAACGTCTTTGAGGCCGAACCCGACTACTACGAACTGATGCGCATCCTGCGGGAGAGAGACACCAGCAGGTTCCTGTATACCATCGAGTTCTTCCCCCAGGAAGGCAAGTACCACTACGACGGCCACCGCAACTGCAACGCCCGCCTGGCGCCCAAGGAGGCCAAGGCGCGGGGGAACCGCTGCCCGGTGTGCGGCCGGCCCCTCACGGTGGGGGTGATGCACCGTGTGGAAGACCTTGCCGACCGCGAGGAGGGGTTCGTGCCGCCCGGCGCCGTGCCCTACCGGAACCTCATTCCCCTCGAGGAAATCATCGCCGAGGCGATGGGCGCGCAGGTGGGGACGGGCGCGGTGCGGGAGGAGTACTTCAAACTCTGCGCCCGGCTGGGCGGCGAGTTCGCCGTCCTGCTGGACGTGCCGGTCGAGGAACTGGCCCGGCACACCACGGCCCGGATCGCAGAAGGCGTGCGGCGTGTGCGCGAGGGGCGGGTGGAGATCAAACCGGGGTACGACGGCACCTACGGCGAGATCCGCATCTTCGGCGAGACGGAGGCTCCCTCCGGGACGGAACCCACGGGACGGGAACAGCAGCCGGCCCAGACGTCCCTGTTCTAG